CCTTGATAATTCCCTCTCGGCAAAATTCAATGTTCAACTGGCTGGTCACGATTTCTATGCAGGCGACACTGCAATCGCCGGAAACTATGACTCGAATGTTGTCGGAATCTCTGCTACAAGTTTAGTGAATGTCGCCACAGGAAAGATTGCCACATCGTCGTCAACCAATGGGGCTGGACCTGCACTGGCTAATGATGGCATCACCGATGGAATTTACGGTCGAGGTAGTGTCTTTCACTCTGCGCAGCAAGCGGATCCCTGGTGGGAGGTTGATCTCGGCACAAACACCAGCATTTCGCAGGTGGTACTCTACAATCGTCTGGACGGAGGTATTACTCCAAGATTTCGCGAACTCACCATCACTGTCACCGACGCCGCTGGCACGGTGCTCTTCACATCGCCACTATTGAACGCCGGTAACGCACTCGGTGATCCTGCAACCATCTCGTACGACTTTGCTGCGGCCAATGGTGGCAATCCAGTCGTGGGGCAGAAGGTTCGGGTAACTCGCACCGTCGCTAATATCGATGACAACTCGGTTCTTCAACTCGCCGAAGTTCAAGTTCTCTCGCCAGTCGCATCGGCTGCTGTAATTAGTGCCGGACAGGCAGGCTTTGGCATGGAGTCGCTGAGTGCGCTGCCACTAAGCAACATGGTCTATGCCGGACACAAGACGGCCATCAACAGCATCGTCACGACTGACTTGCCCGCAGGGGTCACCAGTCGCTGGGATCGTGTCTGGAATGTCGACAAAACCGGGGCTGGCGTTGCCACTCGGATGGCTTTCGATTTCACCGATGCAGGACTCGTGGCTCCTGGCGCTCCCGCCAGTTATCAACTGCTCTTCACACCATCCAATGCCTTTGAGTCTGGTGAAGTTGCCTTTCAGAAACTAGTGATCCCTGGCACTGTTACCGGCGACACGGTCACCTTTGATGTACCTGCCTCAATGCTCTCCGACGGATATTACACCGTTGGAGTGCAAGACCCCAATGTTGTCATCAACAGCAGTGCTGTTAATGGAGTTGCCGATACGTTCCGCATTGTTCGTAGTGGCAATCAAATTGAGATCTACGAGAACGGAACTCTTGTTCAATCATCGCTCGCCGATGGCATCAATAGCATCACTATCAATGGCTCTACCGATGACGACACGTTAATTGTCGATCTGGGTGGAGGTGACGTGATCCCACTATCCAATATCAAATTCAATGCAGGAGTCGGTGGAAATGATGTCTTGACCCTCAACGGCGGTGCGAACACGTTTGGGACAGTCACGCACACGTTTGTTTCAGCCACCGATGGTAGCGTAGCGATTACTGGGCTGGGGCTAATCAACTATACCGGCCTCGACCCGATCAACGATAACCTCTCGGCCACCGATCGCGTCTTCAACTACACCGGTGGTGGTGAAACCATGACCGTCACCGATACCGGTGGTGCTGATGGCATGAGCACTATCACCTCCACTCTTGGAGAATCGGTCACTTTCGTCAGCCCGACCATTTCCCTAACTATCGATGTGAACACCGGGGCTACCGTTGGGGCCGACGTCATCACCATCACCTCGATCGATGCCGCCTATCGCGCTTCGACCACGATCCTCTCCGGCACCGACGACACGGTGAACCTCAACGCCGCCCTCACCCTCGGCAGCGGAACTTCGGTAGGCGATCTCAGCGTGATTTCGGGCGATATCAATATCACCCAAGCCATCAACACCACTGCAGGCGCTAGTGGCACCGTCACGCTCACTGCCCTGGATGTGCTTGATACGTCAGCCGCTGCCGACATCACTTCAGGCGGCACTGTGACCATCGCAGCCACAACTCAGTACAATCTCAGCGGCGATGTCGTCTCGACCGGCGACAGTATCACCATCAGCGGACCGATCAATCAAACCGCTAACGTGCAAATTGCCTCAGCTGGTGGCAACGTTCAAATCAACGGCACCATCAACGATGATGGCGTTGCCAGCAATCGTAATCTCACGGTGAATGCTGGCGCGGGCAACATCAACTTTGCATCTGCGATTGGTGGCACCACTCCGCTCAATAATCTGTCGATCACTGGCGCTAACATCAACGCAGGCGCGATTGCTGTTGCTACAGCGCTTTCGGTCACTACTACCGGAACATCTCAGATCAGTGGCGTCATCAGTGGCGCAACCTCGCTCACTAAACTCGGCACCGGTATTCTTAGCCTTACGGCGGAGAATACCTTTACCGGTGGCACGAATGCTAACGAAGGTATCCTGAATCTTGCCGATCCCTCAACAGGTCCCATTGGCACGGTGCGTGGAACCGTCAATGTCGCTGCCGCGGGAACGCTTCGGCTGTCTACTGGCAACGCTCTTGGCTACGGCGCGGGAACCAAGGTCGATGTTCTCAATATCAATGGTGGTCTCGTCGACAACGTTGCCTCCAGCGATAACGGATGGGGCATCACCATCAACATGAATGGTGGCACGCTCCGCACGAACAATGGTGTCAGCAGCAATTCAACCGGCCAACTCTACTCGCTCGGGAATGGTTCGGCCATCAACGTATTGAGCGGAACGGCCAATGTTCAGGGACGCATCAATATCCGCGAGAGTAATCCAGGAGGTGTCCTCCCGATTAATGTTGCTAGCGGTGCAACGCTCAATTATTCCGCTGCCACCACGCAGCAGGGCGGTACGCACGGGATCACCAAGACCGGCCTAGGCACGATGGTCCTGCAAAACGCATCCGCGGCAACAGCCGGTGGAGTTTTCACAGTTGACGCAGGTCAGGTGGACGTTGGCCCTGGTGCCGTCAGCGATGGCGCTTGGGCTGCGAACGTCGCGATCAACAATGGCGGCACCTTGCGGCTGTTGCAAGGTAACGTGTTTAACAACACTAGCGACTTCACCATCAACACCGGCGGCACGTTCAACATGAACGGCTTCTCCGACGCGATCGGTAACCTCGCTGGCGGCGGCAATATTACCAACAACAATGATGCCAACGGCATCTATCTCGACGATCTCAATGCCACCCACACCTTTAGTGGTTCGATCTCCGGCACAGGTCCACTCATTATCCGTGGAAATATTGCGAACTCCGGAACGCAAGTTTTCTCGGGCGGCACGGTTGCCCTAGGAGGTCTTCGCATCGGACGCGGTACCGTCACTTTCAATGGACCGACCGCTACGATTGCCGGTGTAACCATTGTTGGCACCAACCGTGGCGATCAAGTGGGAGGCATTCCAGACGTTGCTGTCAATGCAGTTCTTAATGTTCAAGCAGGTACCTTTTCAACCGTTGGTTTTGAACTAGGGAATTCCAGCGGTAGTGCCAATGCAATCGTGGCCACCATCAATCAATCAGGTGGCACGGTTACTACGACGGGCAATGTCGCCGAATCAAATGGAGTGCGATTGGGGCATTATCCCCAAAGCAATACCACCTACAACATGCAAGGTGGCACGCTCAACGTAAATGGCGGCGTTTCGTTGTCTTCGGCAACCGACGGTACCGGCGCGTTCATCCAAACGGGTGGGACGGTTAATGCAACGCAGATTGATGTGAATAGCCGTGTCGGAACAACAGGTAACGGCACGTTCACACTCAATGGTGGCACGTTCAATCTTGGTGCTGGTGGCATTGTGACTGACGGTGGTGGCGGTCCTTACACCGTGAATTTAGGTGGTGGGGTGCTGGTGGCCACAGCTGCTTGGAGTTCTTCGCTCAATATCAATCTCACCAATGCCGTTGGTCCTGCAGTGATCAACACAAATGGTTTTGACGTCACTCTATCGGGTATCCTTTCGGGCGCAGGTGGACTGACAAAGCGTGGTAATGGTGTCTTGACGGTAAGCAACTCCGCCAGTTCTTTCAGCGGCGAGAATCGAATCGAAGGTGGATTCCTAGCGACTCCTGATGTAGCCAACAGCGGACTCAACAGTCCTCTGGGGACGAACAGCAACATTGTGCTCACTGGTGGAAGCTTGCGTTACACCGGGAGTGTGGTCGATTCGATGAATCGCACGATTACCGTTAGTGCAGGTGGTGGTGGCATCGATGTCTCCAATGCTGCTGGCAACCTGACGATCTCTGGAAACGTCAGCGGCGTTGGTCAAACCTTGGCAAAAGGTGGTGCTGGCACCCTGGTGCTCAACCCCACTACGGTTAGCCTCGCGAATTTCTGGGCCGCGGGGGGTAACACCAACTTTGCAGGTTCAGGAACGTTCAGCTTTACTGGAGTGCTTAACGCAGGGGTAAATACAGCTGGTGTCTTGCTCGTTGGTGAAGGGACGATCAACGTCCAAGACGCCGTAGTGGTGAATGTGAGTGAAATCTCCATCAACAATCATGGCCAAGCCGGTGCCATGACTCAGTCGGGGACAAGTGACGTGAACGTCTCGGGATTGTTCCGAGTTGGTCACTGGTCTGGCGGAAGTGCTGCAGGTTCCTACTCGATCTCGGGAGGAACGCTCGATCTAACGGGAGTTCCCGCCGGAGATATCAACATTGCAGGTGTTGGCGAACAGGTGGGTGTGATCTACCTTGGCATCGACGGCACCGGCGCGATGAACATTTCGGGTGGCACTGTGACTGCTCAAGCTGTGGTCCTCGATGGGCGTGGCAATACGTCAGGTACCGATACGCTCAATCTGACTGGCGGAACGCTGATCCTGAACTCCACCACTGCAAATGGAAGTGGCTTTGAATCGGGGTCTCAGAATGCAAACACATCGTACGCCATCAACCTTGGTGGTTCTGGTACACCGGTTGTTCGGGCAGCAAACAACTTCGCCTCACCACTGAATATCACCCTTAACGGTCCTAACTCCGTTGCGTTTAATACACAAACCTTCACCGCGACACTCAACGGCCTGCTGAGTGGCACGGGTGGTTTATCGAAGAGTGGTGGTGGTACGTTGCTACTGGGTAATGCCGGAAGCACTTACACCGGAAACGTTGTGATTGATGGTGGAACGGTCCGCGCCACCGCTGGTCATAACAACACGAATGCCACAAGCGCTTTTGGCAACCCACTGGTCGCTCGTACTATCACGGCTAACTCGGGAACCTTCGTAGAGTTCGGTGCCTCGGATGTTTTTGGGAGCGCTACGGCAATTCCTGTTGCTTCGATTGTTGCTAACTCGGCAACTATCCAGTCCACAGGCAATTTCTTCAACACCCTGGGACCAATCACTCTGAATGGCTCCACGCTCACTTCAACGGGTGGATTTTCGTCAGGCTACGAAGCTTGGCGTTTGTATGGCACTGTTACTGTGGGTGGCACCAATCCCTCAACGATCAGCGCGGCTGGAACCAATGGCGGTATCCATCTCCATACAAACACGAACTTCGATGTGGCTGATGTCACGGGCGATGACAATCCCGACTTGCTAGTCTCTTCGGTTCTTCGCAATCAGACTGCCTCTCAATCCAGTGCAGCGGGTGATCTTTCCAAGCTCGGTGCGGGCAAACTTGTCCTTACTGGTAATAACACCTACGGTGCCACGTCGGTGCTTGATGGAACTTTGCTGGTGAATAACGTGGCGGGATCGGGGACGGGCAGTGGGCCGGTGGTAGTGAGTGGGACGGCGATTTTGAGGGGAACGGGAAGCATCGCAGGGACGGTCTCGATGACCGATTCGTCGCGGCTCGAGCCTGGCGCAAGTCCCGAGACACTAGCGACCGGCAGTTTGTCGTTTACCGCAGGAACCACTTTCAACCCTGAGATCGGCGGCACCGCTCCGGGCAATGGAGTGACCGGCTACGATCAGGTGAATGTCACCGGCACTGTTTCGCTTGGCGGAGCGACGCTCGATGTCGATCTGTTCGGCGGATTCACTCCCGATCCACTCCTGCTCCAAGAGTTTGTCATCATCACCAATGATGGGACGGATGCGGTGGTGGGGACGTTTGCGGGGCTGGCCGAAGGAGCGGCAGTGGTGGTGGGTGGAAGCACGTTCTACATCAGCTACAGCGCCGATAGCGCGGGGCCAGGTGCGGGGAACGATGTCGCGCTCTATTCACAGCCGATCATCAACGGCACTGCCGGTGCTGATATCGTGACGGTCACAGCTGCCGATGGGGCGGGGAACATCACTGTCACTTACTCGCTCAACAATGGCGCGGTGATTGGTGGTTACACGACGACGACACCACCCAACGCCTTCACGTTCTACGGCGGTGATTCCGACGACACACTGAACGTCAATCTCAACGCCATCAACGTCGCGCTCCCCGGAGGGATTTACTACGACGGTGAAGGGCAGGGCTCGCCGGTTGCAGCCGGCGGCAATCCCTCGTTTGGCGATGTGCTGGCGATTGTCGGCAACGGAAACCAGACGGCAACGTACACCAGCGACGCCGTGATTGCTCGCGCCGGAACGATCACCTCCGATGCCCTCGCCGGGACGATCACGTTCCGTGGTCTCGAGCCGGTGAACATGTTTAATCTGGCTAGCGCCGTCGTCAACTTCGGTGGCGCTGCCGACACGATCGACATCAGCGCTGGCTTTGGTGCAACGGTCGCTACCTCCGCAATTCCGGCCCTCGTTGTGAGTGGCAACAGCGGTGGCGTGGCGTTCGAGCAAGTTCATCTCTCGGGCAATATCGCTGTCGAGATCAACACCGTGACGGGTGGCTCCGATGCTGCCGACAGCGTCACCATCACGAGTGGTGCGAATGCGCATGCGAATGCGAACATCACGATTGATACGGGAGTGGGGGCCGATACGATCGAAGTGGATGGTCCGCTGATGGTTGGCGCTGGTGGTGCGATCAGCTTGACCTCAGGTGGTTCGATCAGCGTGAACAACACGATCACCGCCGGACTTGCTGTGACCCTCACCGCGCTCACCGGCTCGATCTCCGACGGCAACGGCGCGAGTGTAAACGTCGCGACCGGTCTGCTGGTCGCGCAGGCTGCCACCGGTGTGGCAAACGCCATCGATCTCGACACCACCATCACGTCGCTGATCGTTTCCACGACCGGCGCAACCAATGGCAACATCAACATCAACGAGACCAGCGGCCTCGCAGTCTCGTCCGCAACGACCGTGAATGGCAACATCACACTCACTGCTGCCAGTGGCGACATCGCCGTCACCACCATCACGGCCGTAGGCGATGCGACGCTGGTGGCGACGACGGGGGCGATTACGGATGCGAACGCAGGTGTGCTCAATGTGTCGGCGAGTAACCTGAGCGCGACGAGCGCTAGCGGGATCGATCTCGATACGAGCATCGCTACGCTTACCGCCAGCGTCACTGGCACCGGCGCGATCGACATCGATGAAGCGAGCGCCATCACGCTCACGAGCATCACGACGAATAGCGGTCTCGTCGACATCACCTCGGCGACCGGCACGATGACCGTGACGAGCATCAATGCCGCCGGCGCGGTGAACCTCGCGGTGACCGATACCGGCGCTGCCGACGACGACATCATCGTCAGTGGCACACTCAGCTCGACGAGCAACGTGGTGCTGCTGGCAGGGGACGATGCGACCCTCAGCGGCACGATCAGCGCGACGGGAACCGTCAGCGTGACGATTGATGCGGCGAGCGCGGATGTGGGTGGCGCGGTGCTGAGCTTTGCAGGGGATATCGACGCGGTGAGCGCGACGTTCACCGGCGGCGCAGAGATCGATACGTTCAACGTCCGGCCCGATCAAGACAATGGACTCGCGAGCACGCCGATCAGCATCTTCGGTGGCAATCCGACGGTGCCAGCGGGCGATCTTTTAGTGCTCGATATCACGGGACTCGGCGTGCCGACATTGACGCTCGGCGCAGTGGACTACAGCGGCGTCTGGTCGTTCGGCACATCGGCGGCAGGAGTTGCTTACACCTCGATCGAAACGGTGCAAACGACGCCGCTGACGTCGGTCTACAACCTCGTGCTCGACATGCGAATCGCCGGCTTCCAAAACGGTGCGGCCGACGCGATCGAGATCTTCCTGAGTGCTCCCAATGTGTTCGAAGTCGAGGTGAATGGCCTCGGCAAGTTCAGTGGCCAGGCCGATACGATCAACAGCTTCACGGTGATCGGCAGCAGCGATAGTGAGTCGCTGACGATCCGCGAAACAGCAGCGGGACTCCCGAGCTTCGACGGCGCTGCGCCGCTGGTCGATAACAGCCTCGCGTCGGGTGGTGTGAGCAATGGCGCGCACTTGAATACAGCCGCCGATGCTTACTACACCGCGAGCAATCTGACCGATGTGACGATCCACTTCGATGGCGGGCTGGGCGATAACAGCCTCGCGCTCGAGCTCCTTACAGCCGCCGATGTCGGTTACTTCAGCGACGCTGTCGATGGTCAAGGAAGTGGCAACGTCGGTGTCGGTCCGAGCGGCGCGCCGCTGACCCTCGTCAGCTTCGCCGATCTCGACACGCTCATCCTCGACGGCGCTGGTGGCAACCTGGTGGTCGATGCTTCGAGCAGCACCAGCACTGCCGATATCGAGATCAGCGACGACGCACTACTCGGTGACGGCGTGACCGAGATCACCGCCGATACGGGACTCGTTGCGACGACCACGTTCGAAGGTTTCCTCGCGCTCGACCTCATCGCCGGTGGCGGCAACGAAGCGATTGATCTGGTGAACATCGACAGCACGTCGAGCCTCACCAGCATCGATATTGTGGCTGGTTCGTCGCTCGCAGCGAGCGACAACAGCGCTCACACCGTTCGCATCCACGCGATCAAGAGTGGCGTGCCAGTGACAGTGACGGGCGACATCGGCGTCGACACGTTCCAGGTGTTTGACAGCGGGAATTCCGCATCGAACATCGCTTCGACTCTGTCGTTTAATGGCGTCGCC
This window of the Pirellula staleyi DSM 6068 genome carries:
- a CDS encoding autotransporter-associated beta strand repeat-containing protein; this encodes MSSLSPSSRRAVLSSKLPQASRKRKQQRQKSRRVFFESLEQRSMLATITGGTIAGGFVSEADSSLLYYLRADDSSSVVAVGTAVTSWNDQRDSSPNNFVAPAVAKQPTYIASSPSFNGLPTIQFDGSQVSAGGGVAPNADELVLSSSTNVQSVVIVSNQTNNLSIAGLWGLDEGDVGIRMNGTLSPYNSFNDPGNGGDFTNAANSTLAVDGSDANNPAAVQNRTHIVSAVRGSATTFTATSIGDYFRVGANAPRSWAGEIGEVIAFNRALSSTERQILDNSLSAKFNVQLAGHDFYAGDTAIAGNYDSNVVGISATSLVNVATGKIATSSSTNGAGPALANDGITDGIYGRGSVFHSAQQADPWWEVDLGTNTSISQVVLYNRLDGGITPRFRELTITVTDAAGTVLFTSPLLNAGNALGDPATISYDFAAANGGNPVVGQKVRVTRTVANIDDNSVLQLAEVQVLSPVASAAVISAGQAGFGMESLSALPLSNMVYAGHKTAINSIVTTDLPAGVTSRWDRVWNVDKTGAGVATRMAFDFTDAGLVAPGAPASYQLLFTPSNAFESGEVAFQKLVIPGTVTGDTVTFDVPASMLSDGYYTVGVQDPNVVINSSAVNGVADTFRIVRSGNQIEIYENGTLVQSSLADGINSITINGSTDDDTLIVDLGGGDVIPLSNIKFNAGVGGNDVLTLNGGANTFGTVTHTFVSATDGSVAITGLGLINYTGLDPINDNLSATDRVFNYTGGGETMTVTDTGGADGMSTITSTLGESVTFVSPTISLTIDVNTGATVGADVITITSIDAAYRASTTILSGTDDTVNLNAALTLGSGTSVGDLSVISGDINITQAINTTAGASGTVTLTALDVLDTSAAADITSGGTVTIAATTQYNLSGDVVSTGDSITISGPINQTANVQIASAGGNVQINGTINDDGVASNRNLTVNAGAGNINFASAIGGTTPLNNLSITGANINAGAIAVATALSVTTTGTSQISGVISGATSLTKLGTGILSLTAENTFTGGTNANEGILNLADPSTGPIGTVRGTVNVAAAGTLRLSTGNALGYGAGTKVDVLNINGGLVDNVASSDNGWGITINMNGGTLRTNNGVSSNSTGQLYSLGNGSAINVLSGTANVQGRINIRESNPGGVLPINVASGATLNYSAATTQQGGTHGITKTGLGTMVLQNASAATAGGVFTVDAGQVDVGPGAVSDGAWAANVAINNGGTLRLLQGNVFNNTSDFTINTGGTFNMNGFSDAIGNLAGGGNITNNNDANGIYLDDLNATHTFSGSISGTGPLIIRGNIANSGTQVFSGGTVALGGLRIGRGTVTFNGPTATIAGVTIVGTNRGDQVGGIPDVAVNAVLNVQAGTFSTVGFELGNSSGSANAIVATINQSGGTVTTTGNVAESNGVRLGHYPQSNTTYNMQGGTLNVNGGVSLSSATDGTGAFIQTGGTVNATQIDVNSRVGTTGNGTFTLNGGTFNLGAGGIVTDGGGGPYTVNLGGGVLVATAAWSSSLNINLTNAVGPAVINTNGFDVTLSGILSGAGGLTKRGNGVLTVSNSASSFSGENRIEGGFLATPDVANSGLNSPLGTNSNIVLTGGSLRYTGSVVDSMNRTITVSAGGGGIDVSNAAGNLTISGNVSGVGQTLAKGGAGTLVLNPTTVSLANFWAAGGNTNFAGSGTFSFTGVLNAGVNTAGVLLVGEGTINVQDAVVVNVSEISINNHGQAGAMTQSGTSDVNVSGLFRVGHWSGGSAAGSYSISGGTLDLTGVPAGDINIAGVGEQVGVIYLGIDGTGAMNISGGTVTAQAVVLDGRGNTSGTDTLNLTGGTLILNSTTANGSGFESGSQNANTSYAINLGGSGTPVVRAANNFASPLNITLNGPNSVAFNTQTFTATLNGLLSGTGGLSKSGGGTLLLGNAGSTYTGNVVIDGGTVRATAGHNNTNATSAFGNPLVARTITANSGTFVEFGASDVFGSATAIPVASIVANSATIQSTGNFFNTLGPITLNGSTLTSTGGFSSGYEAWRLYGTVTVGGTNPSTISAAGTNGGIHLHTNTNFDVADVTGDDNPDLLVSSVLRNQTASQSSAAGDLSKLGAGKLVLTGNNTYGATSVLDGTLLVNNVAGSGTGSGPVVVSGTAILRGTGSIAGTVSMTDSSRLEPGASPETLATGSLSFTAGTTFNPEIGGTAPGNGVTGYDQVNVTGTVSLGGATLDVDLFGGFTPDPLLLQEFVIITNDGTDAVVGTFAGLAEGAAVVVGGSTFYISYSADSAGPGAGNDVALYSQPIINGTAGADIVTVTAADGAGNITVTYSLNNGAVIGGYTTTTPPNAFTFYGGDSDDTLNVNLNAINVALPGGIYYDGEGQGSPVAAGGNPSFGDVLAIVGNGNQTATYTSDAVIARAGTITSDALAGTITFRGLEPVNMFNLASAVVNFGGAADTIDISAGFGATVATSAIPALVVSGNSGGVAFEQVHLSGNIAVEINTVTGGSDAADSVTITSGANAHANANITIDTGVGADTIEVDGPLMVGAGGAISLTSGGSISVNNTITAGLAVTLTALTGSISDGNGASVNVATGLLVAQAATGVANAIDLDTTITSLIVSTTGATNGNININETSGLAVSSATTVNGNITLTAASGDIAVTTITAVGDATLVATTGAITDANAGVLNVSASNLSATSASGIDLDTSIATLTASVTGTGAIDIDEASAITLTSITTNSGLVDITSATGTMTVTSINAAGAVNLAVTDTGAADDDIIVSGTLSSTSNVVLLAGDDATLSGTISATGTVSVTIDAASADVGGAVLSFAGDIDAVSATFTGGAEIDTFNVRPDQDNGLASTPISIFGGNPTVPAGDLLVLDITGLGVPTLTLGAVDYSGVWSFGTSAAGVAYTSIETVQTTPLTSVYNLVLDMRIAGFQNGAADAIEIFLSAPNVFEVEVNGLGKFSGQADTINSFTVIGSSDSESLTIRETAAGLPSFDGAAPLVDNSLASGGVSNGAHLNTAADAYYTASNLTDVTIHFDGGLGDNSLALELLTAADVGYFSDAVDGQGSGNVGVGPSGAPLTLVSFADLDTLILDGAGGNLVVDASSSTSTADIEISDDALLGDGVTEITADTGLVATTTFEGFLALDLIAGGGNEAIDLVNIDSTSSLTSIDIVAGSSLAASDNSAHTVRIHAIKSGVPVTVTGDIGVDTFQVFDSGNSASNIASTLSFNGVAGDDDALIVDDSGSAAADSVVITRTTIEGLTIASGIDITFTSIDDLDVTTSGGADTIRVNMTEAANDLDTAVVTGAGDNDQFYVNAADFLARLTLNGGLGDDTFGGTPSSTAPGYLLSASELDGVDDMIRPSLTTPFFINGNDPTVLPGDVLNIDVSALGGGLAATSPVLVSSGQVLSSTHATVTFTTIEDLNLADDGEMTSATVSDIYIRGTNASDTIQFARANTTLEPNRTRVQIGSSYTYHNVPGKTLVYGRGGNDIINQSNLQIPAEFYGEAGDDFLTGSFNNDLLVGGLGNDRINASSGNNIVWGDDAPTSDELNPHELNIGGNDTLSALGGNDIFYAGGGNDSVSPGAGDDWIHGGYGNDQLSGSSGNDRIYGAQGNDTISGDVGDDFLSGGDGDDRLYGRDGNDVLIGGDGVDLVDGGNGNDLVLAAITTFQGTSDTATSNTYSSAVDAAMLALLVAWNSGGPVAANLTHTDDLDRDTVYGGSGNDLFGTHTNADPLTSDIRGDFNNSQDTSL